From the genome of Candidatus Tectomicrobia bacterium:
GGCGCGCCGGGCTCGATCACCATCCGCTCGCTCAACGGCACCATGGCGTCCACCGCCCTTCGGCGGGACCGCTCCTCGCGCGGCACCTGGATCACCTGCTGGATGGAGATCACGCCCAGCACCCTGCCGTCGTCCGCGACGGGGAAGCCCCGGAAGCCGTGATGCAGGAAATATTCCTCGGCCACCTCCTCCAGGGACGCCTGCGGCGGCACCGTGACGGGCTCCCGGATCATCACCTCCTCGACCCGCACCCCCTCCAGGGACCGCCGCAGGAGGATCTGCAGGTAGCCCTGCGCGGCCATGTTCTGCAGGAACATGCCGATGAAGAGGAGCCACAGCCCGCCCAGGAAGTTCCCGAGGGCGAATTCGAACACGCCCAGGATCATGAGGGCGGCCGCGAAGCCCTTGCCCATGTCCGACGCCCATTTCGTGGCGCGGACGACGTCGCCGGTCCTCCACCAGAGGACGGCGCGGAGGACGCGCCCGCCGTCCAGCGGAAACCCGGGGAACAGGTTGAAGGCGGCCAGGACCACGTTGATCCAGGCGAGGTAGCCGAAGATGGCCGCCCCGGGGGCGAAGCCTGCGCCGGCGGAGAATCCTCGCAGGAGCCAGAAGCCGGCGGCCAGGAGGAAGCTGGCGATGGGGCCCGCAATCGCCACGCGGATCTCCGTCTTCGGGTCGGCCACGTCCTCGGACAGCCGGGCCATCCCGCCGAAGACGAAGAGGGTGATGGAGGAGATGCGGATTCCCGCCCGCATGGCCACGAGGGAGTGGGCGAGCTCGTGGGCGAGGAGGGAGGCGAAGAAAAGAAGCGCGGCCAGGGTGCCGGCCGCGAGGTAGGTCCACCCGCTCTCGCCAGGCAGGTAGGCGGGGAAGTACCCCGCCGAGAGGCTCCAGATGAGAAGCGCGAGGATGATGAACCAGGAGTAGTCGAGCCGGATATCGATCCCGGCGATGCGTGCCAGGGAAAAGCCTTGCGCGGTCTGCCGATCCGCCGCCGTCGCGTGCATCGCGGACCCCCCGAGGCGGCGAGCGATGTCCACTTCCAATTTAGGCCCGTTTGCCGCGGAAATCCAGGATGGCCGCGAGGTACACCTTCGCCGCCGCCAGGCTCCGCTCGCCCGCCCTTTTTCTTCGCCTCGGGCCCATTCCTCTCCTTGGGGACGCAGGCGCCCGCCGCGCCCGGGCAAATGGATTGTGCTAAGGTAGGGAAAAGCCAAGCCCCTCGAATCCGCCATCCCGAGAGGAGGGCCTCCCGTGCCCGAGATCGTCCACGTTTCCCCCCCGGGCGTTTTCCGCCGGATGATCGACGGCCGTCCCCTGTACTCCACCCTGACGGTGATCAAGTCGGCGGAGGGCGCCAGGCTCATCCTGGCCGGGCAGGTGTCGGCCCGGGAGGACGGCCAAGTGGTCGGCAAGGGCGACATGACGGCCCAGATCCGCCAGGTGTGCGAGAACATCGGCAGGGCCTTGCGGCACGCCGGGGCCGACTTCAAGGACCTGGTGCGCACGGTTACCTACACCGTGGACGTTCCGGAATACTTCCGCTGCGCCGGCGTGCGCGCCGAATATTTCGGCTCTCCGCCGCCGCCCAGCACCCTCCTGGGCGTCACGCGCCTGGCGGACCCGGATTTCCTGGTCGAGATCGAGGGGGAGGCGGTCATCCCGCTGGGGCGGCTGCGGAACGCGTGAGGGCCGCCGGATGCGGCGATTGACGCTCCCGGCGATTTGTTCCACCTTAAATGACCGTCGGCCCCTTTCTCGGCGATGACGCCAGTGGTCGTTCGGTAAGGGGGAGGAACCCGAGGATGCCAGCCTACGACTTCAGATGCGGAAAATGCAGCAAGAACGTCACCCTGATGCTCAACGTCTCGGACTACGAGCGGAAGGCCTTCAAGTGCCCGAAGTGCGGGTCCAAGAAGCTCGACCGCCGCATCTCTTCCGTCCAGGTCCAGACCTCGAAAAAGAGCTGAGCGTCCGGGCCGGGGAGAAGAACGCCGGATTGGATCATCCGATGGCCGAAACCCTTCCGGCGGAAAATCCGGCCTTATGAGACAGGTGGCGGTCCGAATGCAGATTCAATCCGCCGAGGAGCTCCAGCGGGCGCGGGAGGATCGCCTGCGCCGCACCGCCTCCCTCTGCGCCCGGGCCCATCCCTTCTACCGCCGGCGCTTCGCCGAGGCCGGAATACCTCCGGACGGCATCCGGACGCTCGATGACCTCGCGCGGCTCCCCCTCACGCACAAATCCGACTACATGGCGGCCCCGGGGGATTTCATGCTCGACCCGGCGGCGGCGCCGGAGCTCTCCCTCGAGGAGCGCACCCTCTGGAACGTGGCCTATACCACCGGCACCACGAGCGGCCGGCCCTCCCCCTTCTACAACACGACCCACGACCAGTACCACATCATGCTCCAGGCCCGGGCCTGCAGCGAAACCGAGGGCGTGCGCCGGGGGGACATCTTCGCCAACCTCTACCCGCTCTCCCCCATGCCGCTCGGCGCGTTCCTGTGCTGCGTCCGCACGGCGGAGATCATGGGCCTTCCCATCGTGAGCACCCTGACGGGGACGCCCCACCCCGAGTACCCGGTCCGGCGGGGGCTGGACGAGGCGGTGGACGTGATCGGCGCCGCCCGGGCCACCATCCTATGGGGCATCCCCAGCTTCGTGCGGCGCGTCCTTCAGCGGGCCCGGGAGAAGGAGGTGCCCTTGCCGGGGGCGCGGATGGTGGTGGCGGCGGGGGAGGCGGTGAGCCCCAGCCTCCGGGAGGAGTACATGGACCACCTCCGGCACTTCGGGGCCGGGGACCCCCAGGTGAGGTCCCGCTACTCCGCCACCGAGATGCAGGGAGGGCTGGTGCAGTGCCGGAACGAGGCCGCCCCCCACAACGTGGTGCCGGAGCTCTACTACCTCGAGGTGGTGGACCCCGAAACCGGGAAGCAGGTGCCCGAGGGGGAGGAGGGCTGCCTGGCCGTCACGCATCTCCACCGGCGGGGGACGGTTTTCCTCCGCTACCTCATCGGGGATCTCATCGCCCTCAAGATGGAGCCCTGCCCCCACTGCGGGCGGCTGGGGGAGCGCATCGTCCGGGCGCCCCGGCGGACGGGGGACCTGGTGAAGGTCCGCGGAGTGCTCATCAACCCCGGCATCGTTTTTGACGTGGTTTCGGCGGACCGGGCGGTCCGGGAGTATCAGCTCCTCATCCGGAAGGAACGGCCGGGGGACTCCGACTCGCTGGACGAGATGGTCCTCCGCCTGGAGGCCCAGGAAGCGGACCACCCCCGTCTCGCCGCCGAGATGCCCGTCCGGATCCAGCGGGCGGTGATGGTGAGGCCGCGGGTGGAATTCGCGGCCCCCGGGGAAGTCCACGACCCGCTCAAGAGCGTGAAGGTCCGCCGCCTGGTGGACGAGCGGGACCAATAGGGAGTCAATATCGGCTCGGCGCGAAAAGAAGGGATTGTCCTTTTTTCGCCTCGCTGGATATAATTATACGGGTTTATTGCGGTTTATGGAGGGCGGCTGCCGGCCTGTGAGGGTTCACGTGTTTCCCGTCGGATCTCCCATCCAGATCATCGGCTATCTCGATAAGCGGAAGCTCAACTCCCGCGTGATCGGCTGGAGCGAGGGGATGTTCGTCATCATCGAGCACCCGTTCGTCCAGGGGGAGCTGGCCCTGCTTCCCAAGGACGCGGCGGTCGTCTGCCGGGGGACGGTGGAGGGCAGGACTTACGCTTTCAAGTCCCACGTCCTGCACGTGATGACCCAGCCTTTCAATTACCTCTTTCTCAGGTACCCGCGGGACATCCAGGAGGTGACGGCGCGGCAGGGCCTGTGGGTGGACATCGAGGCGAAGGCGGCCATGGCGCTGTCGCCGGCCGACGCGCCGGTCCCGCCCGCCGGAGCCAGGCAGGTGGAAGGAATCGTCCACAACATCAGCACCGGCGGCTGCATCGTCTCCCTCCCCAAGGAAGAGGATGTGAAGGGGACCGCCTGCGTCTTCCTCAGCTTCGAGCTGCCGAACGGCGTCCCGGTGAAGGACCTCAAGGGAACGGT
Proteins encoded in this window:
- a CDS encoding site-2 protease family protein; protein product: MHATAADRQTAQGFSLARIAGIDIRLDYSWFIILALLIWSLSAGYFPAYLPGESGWTYLAAGTLAALLFFASLLAHELAHSLVAMRAGIRISSITLFVFGGMARLSEDVADPKTEIRVAIAGPIASFLLAAGFWLLRGFSAGAGFAPGAAIFGYLAWINVVLAAFNLFPGFPLDGGRVLRAVLWWRTGDVVRATKWASDMGKGFAAALMILGVFEFALGNFLGGLWLLFIGMFLQNMAAQGYLQILLRRSLEGVRVEEVMIREPVTVPPQASLEEVAEEYFLHHGFRGFPVADDGRVLGVISIQQVIQVPREERSRRRAVDAMVPLSERMVIEPGAPLLDAVPRMNEAEAGRLIVIRNGTMEGMITKTGLVRFLELKQLLT
- a CDS encoding RidA family protein codes for the protein MPEIVHVSPPGVFRRMIDGRPLYSTLTVIKSAEGARLILAGQVSAREDGQVVGKGDMTAQIRQVCENIGRALRHAGADFKDLVRTVTYTVDVPEYFRCAGVRAEYFGSPPPPSTLLGVTRLADPDFLVEIEGEAVIPLGRLRNA
- a CDS encoding zinc ribbon domain-containing protein; protein product: MPAYDFRCGKCSKNVTLMLNVSDYERKAFKCPKCGSKKLDRRISSVQVQTSKKS
- a CDS encoding phenylacetate--CoA ligase family protein yields the protein MQIQSAEELQRAREDRLRRTASLCARAHPFYRRRFAEAGIPPDGIRTLDDLARLPLTHKSDYMAAPGDFMLDPAAAPELSLEERTLWNVAYTTGTTSGRPSPFYNTTHDQYHIMLQARACSETEGVRRGDIFANLYPLSPMPLGAFLCCVRTAEIMGLPIVSTLTGTPHPEYPVRRGLDEAVDVIGAARATILWGIPSFVRRVLQRAREKEVPLPGARMVVAAGEAVSPSLREEYMDHLRHFGAGDPQVRSRYSATEMQGGLVQCRNEAAPHNVVPELYYLEVVDPETGKQVPEGEEGCLAVTHLHRRGTVFLRYLIGDLIALKMEPCPHCGRLGERIVRAPRRTGDLVKVRGVLINPGIVFDVVSADRAVREYQLLIRKERPGDSDSLDEMVLRLEAQEADHPRLAAEMPVRIQRAVMVRPRVEFAAPGEVHDPLKSVKVRRLVDERDQ
- a CDS encoding flagellar brake protein; the encoded protein is MFPVGSPIQIIGYLDKRKLNSRVIGWSEGMFVIIEHPFVQGELALLPKDAAVVCRGTVEGRTYAFKSHVLHVMTQPFNYLFLRYPRDIQEVTARQGLWVDIEAKAAMALSPADAPVPPAGARQVEGIVHNISTGGCIVSLPKEEDVKGTACVFLSFELPNGVPVKDLKGTVPSDSPLDGEGAVELHFDEGDPNAASVFDFLLLASKILQPNTE